In Deltaproteobacteria bacterium, a single window of DNA contains:
- a CDS encoding class I SAM-dependent rRNA methyltransferase has protein sequence MSQPPRNVKLVLGSRAARAVRAGHPWVWKDGLDRPPAELSPAGTVVELVDRHGAFVARGLYDPGSPIAVRVYSRTAAEALDEAWIAARVVDAARRRETMFDAAATEAYRLVHGEADGLPGVVCDRYGAVVVVRFDGAAAATLAAPVERALLGLPGIQRVFERRDRRGEREEPGPRDATTAGEPEATRVRVSEQGLYYEADLERGHKTGLYLDQRENRARVRELARGKRVLNLYAYTGGFSVAAAAGGARATLSVDLSTPAIAAAERNLALNGFGPPAHRVLVADVRKLLRAGLPEGGAWDLVVLDPPSFAPRQALVPRALEAYRMLNRAVLARLEPGALLLTCSCSSHVNRATFVTTVGEAARAAGVAVRRLWVHGAGADHPVLPAFPEGDYLKAVLLEVAGPRASASRPRARGRSGARGAPHDGSRAPPRGRRSSAAKSRST, from the coding sequence CCTGGGGTCTCGCGCCGCCCGCGCGGTGCGCGCCGGGCACCCGTGGGTCTGGAAAGACGGCCTCGACCGGCCGCCCGCGGAGCTCTCCCCCGCGGGAACGGTGGTCGAGCTCGTGGATCGGCACGGTGCCTTCGTCGCCCGCGGGCTCTACGACCCGGGCTCGCCCATCGCGGTGCGCGTCTACAGCCGGACCGCGGCCGAGGCGCTCGACGAGGCGTGGATCGCGGCGCGGGTCGTGGACGCCGCGAGGCGCCGCGAGACGATGTTCGACGCCGCTGCCACCGAGGCCTATCGCCTGGTGCACGGCGAGGCCGACGGCCTTCCGGGGGTAGTCTGCGACCGCTACGGCGCGGTGGTGGTAGTGCGGTTCGACGGGGCAGCTGCCGCCACGCTGGCCGCACCGGTCGAGCGGGCCCTCCTCGGCCTCCCCGGGATCCAGCGCGTCTTCGAGCGACGTGATCGCCGCGGGGAACGCGAGGAGCCGGGGCCCCGCGACGCGACGACGGCGGGCGAGCCCGAGGCCACGCGGGTGCGCGTTTCCGAGCAAGGCCTCTATTACGAGGCCGACCTCGAGCGGGGGCACAAGACCGGCCTCTACCTGGACCAGCGGGAGAACCGCGCGCGCGTGCGCGAGCTCGCCCGGGGCAAGCGGGTGCTCAACCTCTACGCCTACACGGGCGGCTTCTCCGTCGCCGCGGCCGCCGGAGGGGCGCGGGCCACGCTCTCGGTGGACCTCTCGACGCCGGCCATCGCCGCGGCCGAACGCAACCTGGCACTGAACGGCTTCGGGCCTCCCGCGCACCGCGTGCTCGTCGCGGACGTGCGCAAGCTCCTGCGCGCCGGGCTCCCCGAGGGGGGAGCGTGGGACCTCGTGGTGCTCGACCCGCCGAGCTTCGCCCCGAGGCAGGCGCTCGTGCCGCGGGCCCTCGAGGCCTACCGCATGCTCAACCGCGCGGTGCTCGCCCGACTCGAGCCGGGGGCACTGCTCCTGACCTGCTCGTGCTCGAGCCACGTGAACCGCGCCACCTTCGTCACGACGGTCGGCGAGGCCGCACGCGCCGCGGGAGTGGCCGTGCGCCGGCTCTGGGTCCACGGAGCGGGGGCCGACCACCCGGTCCTCCCCGCGTTTCCCGAGGGGGACTACCTGAAGGCCGTGCTGCTCGAGGTCGCGGGGCCCCGCGCGTCGGCTTCTCGCCCGCGTGCCCGAGGGCGATCCGGGGCTCGCGGCGCGCCGCACGACGGTAGCCGCGCACCGCCACGGGGGCGAAGGTCCTCCGCCGCCAAGTCGCGCTCTACTTGA